One window of Flavobacterium dauae genomic DNA carries:
- the arr gene encoding NAD(+)--rifampin ADP-ribosyltransferase, translating to MGDLLIAGGNSNYQPQLKMNHIYFTALVNGAGLAAELAKGENESRVYIVEPTGNFENDPNVTDKKFPGNPTRSYRSTDPLKVIGEVTDWVRQTPEEIQSFRDKLASNKGGIIN from the coding sequence ATCGGCGATTTACTGATAGCGGGCGGAAATTCCAACTATCAACCTCAACTTAAAATGAACCACATTTATTTCACAGCGTTAGTTAACGGTGCAGGACTTGCGGCAGAATTAGCAAAAGGCGAGAATGAATCAAGAGTTTATATAGTTGAACCAACCGGTAATTTTGAAAACGACCCAAACGTTACAGACAAGAAATTTCCCGGAAACCCGACACGTTCTTATCGCAGTACAGACCCGTTGAAAGTTATTGGCGAAGTAACAGACTGGGTTAGACAAACACCCGAAGAAATCCAAAGTTTTCGTGACAAATTAGCGAGCAACAAAGGAGGAATTATTAACTAA